A stretch of Paludisphaera borealis DNA encodes these proteins:
- a CDS encoding DUF1559 domain-containing protein, translated as MVCTHLRRRAGFTLIELLVVIAIIAVLIALLLPAVQSAREAARRIQCTNNLKQIGLACHNYHESRGALPGADMVFNKTELSALSMLLPMMEQTNAYNSINFDFGYNDPNNTTAMFTVVSGFVCPSDQSDPLPALGGQTNYMADMGSGIVWQESIGGNAGLPVPNGIFHGNSATRFAAITDGLSNTGMFAERVMADGNTAQVSPVSDVFFSPLAPTTVDQAYQMCQAVDITNLQNQFPLFMGAPWLCGQHIFQHISPPNGRSCGFFVALRATMPPSSFHPGGVNLLLADGSVRFVKNTIDLATWRALGTMGGGEVISSDSY; from the coding sequence ATGGTGTGTACTCATCTCCGTCGTCGCGCGGGTTTCACGCTCATCGAGTTGCTGGTGGTCATCGCGATCATCGCGGTGCTGATCGCCTTGCTGTTGCCGGCGGTGCAGTCGGCCCGCGAGGCCGCCCGGCGCATCCAGTGCACGAACAACCTCAAGCAGATCGGCCTGGCCTGCCATAATTACCACGAGTCGCGCGGGGCGTTGCCCGGAGCCGATATGGTGTTCAATAAGACCGAGTTGTCGGCGCTCAGCATGCTGCTGCCGATGATGGAGCAGACCAACGCCTACAACTCGATCAACTTCGACTTCGGCTACAACGACCCCAACAACACGACGGCGATGTTCACGGTCGTGAGCGGGTTCGTCTGCCCTTCGGACCAGAGCGATCCCCTGCCGGCCCTGGGTGGCCAGACCAACTACATGGCCGACATGGGGAGCGGGATCGTCTGGCAGGAGTCGATCGGCGGCAACGCCGGCCTGCCGGTCCCCAACGGCATCTTCCACGGCAACAGCGCGACACGGTTCGCGGCGATCACCGACGGCCTCTCGAACACCGGCATGTTCGCCGAGCGCGTCATGGCCGACGGCAACACTGCTCAGGTCAGCCCCGTGTCCGACGTCTTCTTCTCGCCCCTGGCCCCGACGACCGTCGACCAGGCGTATCAGATGTGTCAGGCCGTCGACATCACCAACCTCCAGAACCAGTTCCCGCTGTTCATGGGAGCGCCCTGGCTGTGCGGGCAGCACATCTTCCAGCACATCAGTCCGCCGAACGGCCGCTCGTGCGGGTTCTTCGTCGCCCTTCGCGCCACGATGCCCCCCAGCAGCTTCCACCCCGGCGGCGTGAATCTGCTGCTGGCCGACGGCTCGGTTCGGTTCGTCAAGAACACCATCGACCTCGCGACGTGGCGGGCGCTCGGGACGATGGGCGGCGGCGAAGTGATCAGCAGCGACAGCTACTAA